In Vicia villosa cultivar HV-30 ecotype Madison, WI unplaced genomic scaffold, Vvil1.0 ctg.000477F_1_1_3, whole genome shotgun sequence, a single window of DNA contains:
- the LOC131628780 gene encoding uncharacterized protein At5g39865-like: MWPPWNKSTSSSFSCSSFKDIQTLLKDEPITTKPKPSIFHRVTLANKLLRAWSTQPKLTYSPSPLSENDPRAAQPHPPSLTPVSQQRVVIYFTSLRVVRTTYEDCKSVRSILRGFKIALDERDVSMDSGFLSELRRVTGRKSGLSLPRVFINERYIGGAEEVRWLHENGELKKLLEGLPVADSYLHGCHVCGDHRFLLCGECSGARKVYAEKGGFKICTVCNESGLIRCISCSC, translated from the coding sequence ATGTGGCCACCATGGAACAAATCAACTTCCTCTTCCTTCTCATGTTCCTCCTTCAAAGACATTCAAACCCTCCTCAAAGACGAACCCATCACcacaaaacctaaaccctctatATTCCACCGAGTCACACTCGCTAACAAGCTCCTCCGAGCTTGGTCAACTCAACCCAAACTCACTTATTCTCCATCCCCACTATCAGAAAACGATCCACGCGCCGCTCAACCGCATCCTCCTTCACTAACCCCCGTTTCACAGCAGCGCGTGGTTATCTACTTCACCAGCCTGCGCGTGGTCCGAACAACATACGAGGATTGCAAATCAGTGCGTTCCATCCTGCGCGGTTTCAAAATCGCATTAGACGAGCGTGACGTTTCAATGGACTCGGGTTTCCTCTCGGAGCTTCGTCGGGTCACGGGTCGTAAATCCGGGTTATCACTGCCACGTGTTTTTATAAACGAGAGATACATCGGTGGGGCCGAGGAAGTCAGATGGCTGCATGAGAACGGCGAGCTCAAGAAGCTTCTGGAAGGATTGCCCGTAGCGGATTCGTATCTCCACGGTTGCCACGTGTGCGGTGATCATAGGTTTTTGCTTTGTGGGGAATGTTCTGGTGCGCGCAAGGTGTACGCGGAGAAAGGTGGGTTCAAGATTTGTACGGTTTGTAATGAGAGTGGTCTAATCAGGTGTATCTCTTGTTCTTGTTGA